A portion of the Streptomyces erythrochromogenes genome contains these proteins:
- a CDS encoding hemolysin family protein, with protein MTAIQLLIGAFTLITNAFFVGAEFALISVRRSQIEPAALKGDRRAKTTLWGLEHLSAMMATAQLGITVSSLVLGAVAEPAIAHLLEPPFQAIGVPESLIHPIAFVIALTLATYLHMLVGEMVPKNIALAAPAPTALLLGPPLVALTRTLRPFVFGINAFANAMLRLLKVDPKDEVGSVFTDDELARLIKDSSAAGLLAPEDGERLQDALELGTRPVGDIMTPLDRVVTVAHDITPQGLERAAAAHGFSRLPVTGPGDEILGYLHIKDALGAADRTAPFPRGALHTVTEVALDTPLDDTMTAMRAAGTHLAAVTGAQGTVLGFVTMEDLLEELVGAAHDADA; from the coding sequence ATGACCGCGATCCAGTTGCTGATCGGCGCCTTCACCCTGATCACCAATGCCTTCTTCGTCGGTGCCGAGTTCGCCCTGATCTCCGTACGGCGCAGCCAGATCGAACCGGCGGCGCTGAAGGGCGACCGGCGGGCGAAGACCACGCTGTGGGGGCTTGAGCACCTCTCCGCGATGATGGCGACCGCCCAGCTCGGTATCACCGTGTCCTCCCTCGTCCTCGGCGCGGTCGCCGAACCGGCCATCGCGCATCTGCTGGAGCCCCCGTTCCAGGCCATCGGCGTCCCCGAGTCGCTGATCCACCCGATCGCGTTCGTCATAGCGCTCACCCTGGCGACGTACCTGCACATGCTGGTCGGCGAGATGGTGCCGAAGAACATCGCGCTCGCCGCCCCGGCGCCGACCGCACTGCTCCTCGGCCCGCCCCTCGTGGCCCTCACCCGCACGCTGCGCCCGTTCGTCTTCGGCATCAACGCCTTCGCCAACGCCATGCTGCGCCTGTTGAAGGTCGACCCGAAGGACGAAGTCGGATCCGTGTTCACGGACGACGAACTCGCCCGCCTGATCAAGGACTCCAGCGCCGCCGGCCTCCTCGCTCCCGAGGACGGCGAACGCCTTCAGGACGCCCTGGAGCTCGGCACCCGGCCCGTCGGCGACATCATGACCCCCCTCGACCGGGTCGTCACCGTCGCCCACGACATCACCCCCCAGGGCCTGGAACGGGCGGCCGCCGCCCACGGCTTCTCCCGCCTGCCGGTCACCGGACCCGGCGACGAGATCCTGGGCTACCTCCACATCAAGGACGCCCTCGGCGCCGCCGACCGCACCGCTCCGTTCCCGCGCGGCGCCCTGCACACCGTCACCGAGGTCGCCCTCGACACCCCGCTCGACGACACCATGACCGCCATGCGCGCGGCCGGGACCCACCTCGCCGCCGTCACCGGCGCCCAGGGCACCGTCCTCGGCTTCGTCACCATGGAAGACCTGCTCGAAGAACTCGTCGGCGCCGCCCACGACGCCGACGCCTGA
- a CDS encoding hemolysin family protein encodes MTEVLLLLLALGLTLACAVFVAAEFSLTTVERSELERAAAAGERGAEGALKAAKRLTFQLSGAQLGITLTSLVIGMLSEPSVSALLRGPLEAAGLPAGAVSATATLLGVALSTVVLMVVGELVPKNWAISHPLAVAKVVAGPQRGFTAAFAPLIRHLNNTANRLVRRFGLEPAEELASARTPAELVALVQHSARQGAIEADSAELFVRTVHLAELTAENVMTPRVDVQALEARATAADAAKLTLATGISRFPVYRDALDNVIGTLHIRDVLALEEEKRDGTPVTDLITEPLLVPHSLTVDRLLGRLRRARTMAVVIDEYGGTAGVATVEDIIEEVVGEVRDEHDPMEVPDLIEGPEQDGRKVWEAEGSVRLDELAEIGLAAPEGPYETLAGLIATRLERIPVEGDTVSVHGWELSVLDIEHHRADRVSITAPAGSPITEEQGR; translated from the coding sequence GTGACCGAAGTCCTCCTGCTGCTTCTCGCGCTGGGCCTGACGCTGGCGTGCGCGGTGTTCGTCGCCGCCGAGTTCTCTCTCACCACGGTCGAGCGCAGCGAGCTCGAACGAGCCGCCGCGGCCGGCGAGCGGGGCGCCGAGGGCGCGCTGAAGGCCGCCAAGCGCCTCACGTTCCAGTTGTCCGGTGCCCAGCTGGGCATCACGCTGACCTCGCTGGTGATCGGCATGCTGTCCGAGCCGTCCGTCTCCGCCCTCCTACGAGGCCCGCTGGAGGCCGCCGGACTGCCCGCCGGGGCCGTCTCCGCCACCGCGACCCTGCTGGGCGTGGCCCTGTCCACGGTCGTCCTGATGGTGGTCGGCGAGCTGGTGCCGAAGAACTGGGCCATCTCGCACCCGCTGGCCGTGGCGAAGGTCGTCGCGGGCCCGCAGCGCGGCTTCACCGCCGCTTTCGCGCCGCTGATCCGGCACCTGAACAACACCGCGAACCGGCTGGTGCGCCGTTTCGGGCTGGAGCCCGCCGAGGAGCTGGCCTCCGCCCGTACGCCGGCGGAGCTGGTCGCGCTCGTCCAGCACTCCGCCCGCCAGGGTGCGATCGAGGCGGACTCGGCCGAGCTGTTCGTCAGGACCGTTCACCTGGCGGAGCTGACGGCGGAGAACGTGATGACCCCGCGGGTGGACGTACAGGCCCTGGAGGCCCGCGCCACCGCGGCCGACGCCGCGAAACTGACGCTGGCCACCGGCATCTCGCGCTTCCCGGTCTACCGCGACGCCCTGGACAACGTGATCGGCACCCTCCACATCCGCGACGTGCTCGCCCTGGAAGAGGAGAAGCGCGACGGCACCCCCGTCACGGACCTGATCACCGAGCCCCTGCTCGTGCCGCACTCCCTGACCGTGGACCGCCTGCTCGGACGGCTGCGCAGGGCCCGCACCATGGCCGTGGTCATCGACGAGTACGGCGGCACCGCGGGAGTCGCCACCGTCGAGGACATCATCGAAGAGGTCGTCGGTGAGGTCCGCGACGAACACGACCCGATGGAGGTCCCCGACCTCATCGAGGGCCCTGAGCAGGACGGCCGGAAGGTGTGGGAGGCGGAGGGGAGTGTCCGCCTCGACGAGCTGGCGGAGATCGGCCTGGCTGCGCCCGAGGGCCCGTACGAGACACTGGCCGGCCTGATCGCCACCCGCCTGGAGCGCATCCCCGTCGAGGGCGACACCGTGAGCGTCCACGGCTGGGAGCTGTCCGTACTGGACATAGAGCACCACCGCGCAGACCGGGTGTCGATCACCGCCCCCGCCGGTTCCCCCATCACCGAGGAGCAGGGCCGATGA
- a CDS encoding CatB-related O-acetyltransferase, translated as MNRLPPDPTVLHPFPDQPRVVLLKPLVTSDLIDVGEYSYYDDPDDPTAFETRNVLYHYGPERLVIGKYCALGTGARFIMNGANHRMDGPSTFPFPVMGGSWAEHFDLLTGLPVRGDTVVGNDVWFGHHAMVMPGVRIGHGAIVASGAVVVDDVPDYGIVGGNPARLIRTRYSEDDIARLLSLAWWDWPAEHLTEHVRTLMSGTIADLEEVAPRG; from the coding sequence GTGAACCGACTCCCCCCGGACCCGACGGTGCTCCACCCCTTCCCGGACCAGCCGCGTGTGGTCTTGCTGAAGCCGCTGGTGACGTCCGATCTGATCGATGTCGGGGAGTACTCCTACTACGACGATCCCGACGACCCGACTGCGTTCGAGACCCGGAACGTGCTCTACCACTACGGGCCGGAGAGGCTGGTCATCGGGAAGTACTGCGCGCTGGGTACCGGGGCGAGGTTCATCATGAACGGCGCCAACCACCGTATGGACGGCCCCTCCACCTTTCCCTTCCCCGTCATGGGCGGCTCCTGGGCGGAGCACTTCGACCTGCTCACCGGCCTGCCGGTCAGGGGAGACACGGTGGTCGGCAACGACGTCTGGTTCGGCCACCACGCCATGGTCATGCCCGGAGTGCGCATCGGGCACGGCGCGATCGTCGCCTCCGGTGCCGTCGTCGTGGACGACGTCCCCGACTACGGCATCGTGGGCGGGAACCCGGCCAGGCTCATCCGCACCCGCTACAGCGAGGACGACATCGCCCGCCTGCTTTCGCTGGCGTGGTGGGACTGGCCCGCGGAGCACCTCACGGAACACGTCCGGACCCTCATGTCCGGCACGATCGCAGACCTCGAAGAGGTCGCCCCCCGAGGCTGA
- a CDS encoding BlaI/MecI/CopY family transcriptional regulator, translated as MTDRIAGGSARPSRRRGQGELEAQALAALHAAPGPANAAWVQEHLGGGLAYTTVMTILTRLHAKGAVARRRTGRSFEWTPVADESGLAALRMRKVLDAEADREAVLASFITALPPGDERVLRDLLARTPGEGED; from the coding sequence ATGACGGACCGGATCGCAGGCGGCAGCGCCCGGCCTTCCCGCCGCCGCGGCCAGGGTGAGCTGGAGGCGCAGGCATTGGCCGCCCTCCACGCCGCGCCCGGGCCGGCCAACGCGGCCTGGGTGCAGGAGCACCTCGGCGGCGGCCTCGCGTACACGACCGTGATGACCATCCTGACCCGACTGCACGCCAAGGGCGCCGTCGCCCGCCGGCGCACGGGCCGTTCCTTCGAGTGGACACCGGTCGCGGACGAGTCGGGACTGGCCGCGCTGCGGATGCGGAAGGTACTGGACGCCGAGGCGGACCGGGAGGCGGTGCTGGCCAGCTTCATCACCGCACTGCCGCCCGGCGACGAGCGCGTCCTGAGGGACCTGCTGGCCCGGACCCCCGGCGAAGGAGAAGACTGA
- a CDS encoding TerD family protein, whose amino-acid sequence MGVSLSKGGNVSLSKEAPGLTAVLVGLGWDVRTTTGTDYDLDASALLVGESGKVASSGNFVFYNNLKSPDGSVEHTGDNLTGEGEGDDEVIKVDLAAVPADVTKIVFPVSIHEAESRGHSFGQVRNAFIRVVNQAGGTELARYDLSEDAATETAMIFGELYRNGAEWKFRAVGQGYASGLAGITADFGV is encoded by the coding sequence ATGGGTGTGAGCCTTTCCAAGGGCGGCAATGTATCGCTGAGCAAGGAGGCCCCGGGCCTGACCGCCGTACTGGTCGGCCTGGGCTGGGACGTCCGCACGACCACGGGCACCGACTACGACCTCGACGCCAGTGCGCTGCTCGTGGGGGAGTCGGGGAAGGTCGCTTCCAGCGGCAACTTCGTCTTCTACAACAACCTCAAGAGCCCCGACGGGTCGGTCGAGCACACCGGTGACAACCTCACGGGCGAGGGTGAGGGCGACGACGAGGTCATCAAGGTCGACCTCGCCGCCGTCCCCGCGGACGTCACGAAGATCGTCTTTCCGGTCTCCATCCACGAGGCCGAGAGCCGCGGGCACAGCTTCGGCCAGGTCCGCAACGCCTTCATCCGCGTCGTCAACCAGGCGGGCGGCACCGAACTCGCCCGCTACGACCTCTCCGAGGACGCCGCGACAGAGACCGCGATGATCTTCGGTGAGCTCTACCGCAACGGCGCGGAGTGGAAGTTCCGCGCGGTCGGCCAGGGTTACGCCTCCGGCCTGGCCGGCATCACCGCCGACTTCGGCGTGTAA
- a CDS encoding cytochrome P450, with protein sequence MPLEDEPRFHHWFETALNAWEYRPETASEEFQSRLATGNQAVQDFGRFAAELYDRYAEQPGPGMLWAMVNEDGPEGRMSKGLLTGNALLRHPDALEQLRRRPELTVPGVEELLRFESSVQFWPTRSAAEGIDIAGTTVPKGAPIFLAYGSANRDPEQFTEPDELDLERRDNQHLGFSQGIHFCFGAPLARLEVQNPVGEFVRRVENPRLVEDPPPYRRNQIFRGPRHVLVDIDGIRNCPIRRGGSGRPGSERGETRRPDRSSPRPCPPPRRGARHRTSTPGRHCRAAPHRGLPCRRPPTRRAPEVFGAVRRPRVRRLGRGAYRPAQPPVPLHA encoded by the coding sequence GTGCCGCTGGAGGACGAGCCACGCTTCCACCACTGGTTCGAGACCGCCCTGAACGCTTGGGAGTACCGTCCCGAGACCGCCTCCGAAGAGTTCCAGAGCCGGCTGGCCACGGGCAATCAGGCCGTGCAGGACTTCGGACGGTTCGCAGCAGAGCTGTACGACAGGTACGCCGAACAGCCAGGACCGGGCATGCTCTGGGCGATGGTGAACGAGGACGGCCCCGAGGGACGGATGTCCAAGGGCCTGCTCACGGGCAATGCCCTGCTGCGGCACCCCGATGCGCTCGAGCAGTTGCGCCGCCGACCGGAGCTGACCGTGCCCGGGGTGGAGGAGTTGCTGCGCTTCGAGTCGTCGGTGCAGTTCTGGCCCACCCGCTCCGCCGCGGAAGGCATCGACATCGCCGGCACCACCGTCCCCAAGGGAGCGCCGATCTTCCTGGCGTACGGCTCGGCGAACCGCGACCCGGAACAGTTCACCGAACCCGACGAGTTGGACCTCGAGCGCCGCGACAACCAGCACCTCGGATTCAGTCAGGGCATCCACTTCTGCTTCGGCGCTCCGCTCGCGCGGCTCGAAGTCCAGAACCCGGTCGGCGAGTTCGTCCGCCGGGTGGAGAACCCCCGGCTCGTCGAGGACCCGCCGCCGTACCGGCGCAACCAGATCTTCCGCGGACCGCGGCACGTCCTGGTCGACATCGACGGCATCCGCAACTGCCCGATTCGTCGGGGGGGTTCCGGCAGGCCGGGATCCGAGCGCGGGGAGACGAGGCGGCCGGACCGTTCAAGCCCGCGCCCGTGCCCGCCCCCACGCCGTGGAGCCCGGCACCGTACGAGCACCCCCGGCCGTCACTGTCGAGCAGCACCACACCGCGGCCTCCCGTGCCGTCGGCCCCCGACCCGGCGGGCCCCTGAGGTCTTCGGGGCCGTGCGCCGCCCCCGGGTACGGCGGCTCGGGCGGGGTGCATACCGGCCCGCCCAGCCGCCCGTCCCCTTACACGCCTGA
- a CDS encoding copper resistance CopC/CopD family protein: protein MHLGSPPARTSLTVLALVAAILALVLGGAGSAFAHAGLRGSDPAEGSVLATAPKQVTLTFTESVGFSDDSLRVLSPENARVNPRPAQHVDGKDNTARVELSDKLAQGTYTVAWRVVSADGHPISGAFIFSIGKPSGTAAVVATDSLEDTAAARLYGFLRHVAYSGLALLVGAAAFVLLCWPTAAAVRPVRRLLTVGWAALVVSTVALLLLRGPYETAGSLTSAFDLSQLGRTVTGRPGIALVVRLGLLASAAVLLRRQALRLDRHEDGTTPGDLGTRVRVVGAALALALAFTWAGAEHASAGIQVPLAVPVAVLHLLAMGVWLGGLITLAIVLRRRAPGGGDVPASAIGRFSTVAFTAIAVLVGTGMYQSWRQVGSWEALSTTSYGRILAVKLAAVVLVLAVAFFSRRWADRLDHEALPAAEERQAVPEPARVRVVETVGAPSAPLASVADSTPDGPAGGEPGDGTEPPALGTEVHRRRLRRTVAVEAVLGVVVLAITTLLTGTQPSRAANGAPTAAATASEPQAKVVTVPFDMGTANQKGAVQITLEPGRVGENTVEAVVYTADGGFATVPELRLTLTQDALGIGPLDAKLKNQKGYWATYDLQLPMAGAWTLNITVRTTDIDQVTVRETIRIT from the coding sequence ATGCACCTTGGATCGCCTCCCGCGAGGACCTCCCTGACGGTCCTCGCGCTGGTCGCCGCCATACTCGCCCTGGTCCTCGGCGGCGCAGGCTCGGCCTTCGCGCACGCCGGCCTCAGGGGCTCCGACCCTGCAGAAGGCTCCGTCCTGGCGACTGCTCCGAAGCAGGTCACGCTCACTTTCACGGAGTCGGTCGGCTTCTCCGACGACTCACTCAGAGTGCTGTCTCCGGAGAACGCGCGTGTGAACCCACGCCCGGCCCAGCACGTGGACGGCAAGGACAACACCGCACGGGTGGAGCTGTCGGACAAGCTCGCCCAGGGCACCTACACGGTGGCCTGGCGCGTCGTCTCCGCCGATGGCCACCCGATCTCGGGCGCGTTCATCTTCTCCATCGGCAAACCGTCCGGCACCGCCGCCGTGGTGGCGACGGACTCCCTCGAGGACACGGCGGCCGCGCGCCTGTACGGCTTCCTCCGCCATGTCGCCTACAGCGGACTGGCCCTGCTGGTCGGGGCTGCCGCCTTCGTCCTCCTGTGCTGGCCCACCGCCGCGGCGGTCCGCCCGGTGCGCAGGCTGCTGACAGTCGGCTGGGCGGCACTGGTGGTGTCCACCGTGGCCCTCCTGTTGCTCCGCGGCCCCTACGAGACGGCCGGATCGCTGACATCGGCGTTCGACCTGTCCCAGCTGGGTCGAACCGTCACCGGGAGGCCCGGGATCGCACTGGTCGTACGGCTCGGCCTGCTCGCGAGTGCCGCGGTGCTGCTGAGACGGCAGGCCCTGCGACTGGACCGTCACGAGGACGGAACGACGCCGGGTGACCTCGGTACCCGTGTCCGTGTCGTCGGGGCGGCGCTCGCCCTGGCCCTGGCGTTCACCTGGGCCGGCGCGGAGCACGCCTCCGCGGGCATCCAGGTGCCGCTGGCCGTTCCCGTCGCCGTGCTGCACCTGTTGGCGATGGGAGTCTGGCTGGGCGGCCTGATCACGCTGGCGATCGTCCTGCGGCGGCGAGCCCCCGGCGGCGGTGACGTCCCCGCGTCCGCGATCGGGCGCTTCTCCACCGTGGCCTTCACGGCCATTGCCGTTCTGGTCGGTACGGGAATGTACCAGTCCTGGCGGCAGGTCGGCTCGTGGGAGGCGCTGTCCACCACGTCGTACGGCAGGATCCTCGCCGTGAAGCTCGCCGCAGTCGTTCTCGTGCTGGCGGTGGCGTTCTTCTCCCGCCGTTGGGCGGACCGCCTCGATCACGAGGCGCTGCCGGCCGCTGAAGAACGGCAGGCGGTGCCCGAGCCTGCGCGGGTGAGGGTCGTGGAAACGGTCGGTGCGCCGTCTGCACCCCTGGCATCGGTCGCCGACAGTACGCCGGACGGACCCGCCGGGGGTGAGCCGGGAGACGGCACCGAGCCGCCCGCCCTTGGGACCGAAGTGCACCGGCGCAGGCTGCGCCGCACGGTGGCCGTCGAAGCCGTACTCGGTGTCGTGGTCCTGGCGATCACGACCCTGCTCACCGGAACCCAGCCCAGCCGCGCCGCCAACGGGGCACCGACGGCCGCGGCGACCGCCTCGGAGCCACAGGCGAAGGTGGTCACGGTCCCGTTCGACATGGGGACGGCCAACCAGAAGGGCGCCGTGCAGATCACGCTGGAGCCGGGTCGCGTCGGCGAGAACACGGTCGAAGCCGTCGTGTACACGGCGGACGGCGGCTTCGCCACCGTTCCCGAACTCCGCCTCACCCTGACCCAGGACGCCCTCGGGATCGGCCCGCTGGACGCCAAGCTCAAGAACCAGAAGGGGTACTGGGCCACCTACGACCTGCAGCTGCCCATGGCCGGTGCCTGGACCCTGAACATCACCGTGCGCACCACCGACATCGATCAGGTCACCGTGCGCGAGACCATCCGCATCACGTAG
- a CDS encoding DUF1775 domain-containing protein, with protein sequence MNRSHTRLQLSRPAFTAACAVMVVGMAAGPAAAHAEVTASDPRALAENVTLSFTSEAESDTAGIAELRVVLPKGIAPDAVTLKDAPKEWKLAATPDGYAIGGPALATGTDAQYSITVRQLPDEKTLAFKTLETYSDGKISRWIEVPTDGEKVDNPAPVLELKAAAPGAKLVAPSPSPSGTPSSAPSPEQSAAPSAPVASASAQATSAEETGSSTGATVGVVAAALLLVAAGTFWWVRRSRSRA encoded by the coding sequence ATGAACAGGTCACACACCCGCCTCCAGCTCTCCAGGCCGGCCTTCACGGCCGCGTGCGCCGTGATGGTCGTGGGCATGGCTGCCGGGCCGGCCGCTGCGCACGCCGAGGTCACCGCCTCCGACCCGCGCGCGCTCGCCGAGAACGTCACGCTGTCCTTCACCTCAGAGGCGGAGTCGGACACCGCGGGCATCGCAGAGTTGCGCGTCGTGCTCCCGAAGGGCATCGCTCCGGACGCCGTGACGCTCAAGGACGCCCCCAAGGAGTGGAAGCTGGCGGCCACGCCGGACGGATACGCGATCGGTGGCCCGGCGCTGGCCACCGGCACGGATGCCCAGTACAGCATCACCGTGCGCCAGCTGCCCGATGAGAAGACCCTGGCGTTCAAGACTCTGGAGACCTACAGCGACGGAAAGATCTCCCGATGGATCGAAGTGCCCACCGACGGCGAGAAGGTCGACAACCCTGCCCCCGTGCTGGAGTTGAAGGCGGCGGCTCCCGGAGCCAAGCTCGTCGCCCCGAGCCCCTCGCCGTCCGGGACCCCGAGCAGCGCCCCGTCTCCCGAGCAGTCAGCGGCCCCGTCGGCTCCCGTCGCGTCCGCGAGCGCGCAGGCGACGAGCGCGGAGGAAACCGGCAGCAGTACCGGCGCCACCGTCGGCGTGGTCGCGGCCGCGCTTCTGCTCGTCGCTGCCGGCACCTTCTGGTGGGTGCGCCGCAGCCGTAGCCGGGCCTGA
- a CDS encoding SRPBCC family protein — protein MKYTVSIEIVRRREEVVQLLADPAQLPKWLRGLVLHEPLSGEHGQVGTTSRIVMQMGQRKLECTETITRREPADLREIPKTTVVHFDREIVGEGMWSAVRDRLTESGPETTLWESENEYRFSGFMMKLVALLMPGAFRKQSQQHMQDFKAFAERGEDVREATD, from the coding sequence ATGAAATACACCGTCTCCATCGAGATCGTCCGGCGGCGGGAGGAGGTGGTCCAGTTGCTCGCCGACCCGGCCCAGCTGCCGAAATGGCTGCGGGGCCTGGTTCTGCACGAACCGCTGAGCGGGGAGCACGGGCAGGTCGGCACCACGTCGCGGATCGTGATGCAGATGGGCCAGCGAAAGCTCGAGTGCACCGAGACCATCACACGCCGGGAACCGGCAGACCTGCGCGAGATCCCGAAAACGACCGTCGTTCACTTCGACCGCGAGATCGTCGGCGAGGGCATGTGGAGCGCCGTGCGCGACCGGCTGACCGAATCCGGCCCGGAAACGACGCTCTGGGAGAGCGAGAACGAATACCGGTTCAGCGGCTTCATGATGAAGCTGGTGGCACTTCTGATGCCCGGCGCCTTCCGCAAGCAGTCGCAACAGCACATGCAGGACTTCAAGGCGTTCGCCGAACGGGGAGAGGACGTCCGCGAGGCGACGGACTGA
- a CDS encoding DoxX family protein — MFGTLMLIAVPSVLFRLLGAFGVERFATWRVSVLHGLAVMLVFTASAHFVPSSLGPVPGHHDLVAMVPTFVPFPRLAVYATGVLELLGAAGLVREATRPAAGLGLAALFVLMLPANIHAAVEHIPFNGEPATPLWFRVPEQAIFIGVALWAYVPKRAAAAHRAGGVPA, encoded by the coding sequence ATGTTCGGCACACTCATGCTCATCGCCGTACCCAGCGTGCTGTTCCGGCTGCTCGGCGCGTTCGGCGTCGAGCGGTTCGCGACCTGGCGGGTGTCCGTCCTGCACGGCCTCGCAGTCATGCTGGTGTTCACGGCGAGCGCGCACTTCGTCCCGTCCTCCCTCGGCCCCGTGCCCGGCCACCACGACCTGGTCGCGATGGTCCCGACTTTCGTGCCGTTCCCCCGCCTCGCGGTCTACGCGACCGGCGTCCTGGAACTCCTCGGCGCCGCCGGACTCGTCCGGGAGGCCACCCGGCCGGCGGCCGGGCTCGGCCTCGCCGCGCTGTTCGTCCTGATGCTCCCGGCCAACATCCACGCGGCCGTCGAGCACATCCCGTTCAACGGAGAGCCGGCGACACCGCTGTGGTTCAGGGTCCCCGAGCAGGCGATCTTCATCGGCGTCGCGCTGTGGGCCTACGTGCCGAAGCGCGCCGCGGCCGCCCACCGGGCCGGCGGGGTCCCGGCCTAG
- a CDS encoding helix-turn-helix domain-containing protein, with translation MSLHRVVCLLLPPQSTFELACAAEVFGLNRPGLPARYTFDVCTERPGPLPTLAGYDMAVTHGLSALQRAQTVLIPGWVQRASAPSPGVVDALRRAHRRGARIAALCSAAFLLAEAGLLEGRRATTHWRLADELAARHPGIQVEPDVLYVDLGDIATSAGTAAGIDLCLHLIRTDQGAAYANQVARHMVMPPHREGGQLQYATHPLTDRTPDSLAPVLDWAAERLHEPLSVDDLAAFGAVSTRTLARRFAEQLGTSPGNWLLRQRVMAARALLEETDLAVEAIAARTGLSSAANLRRRFHALVHTTPAAYRRSFRHEASGTRTRGSDAAPA, from the coding sequence ATGAGTCTTCACCGCGTGGTGTGTCTTCTCCTGCCGCCGCAGTCCACGTTCGAGCTGGCCTGCGCAGCCGAGGTCTTCGGCCTGAACCGGCCCGGCCTGCCCGCCCGTTACACGTTCGACGTCTGCACCGAGCGGCCCGGACCCCTGCCGACGCTGGCCGGCTACGACATGGCGGTCACGCACGGGTTGTCGGCCTTGCAGCGCGCGCAGACGGTTCTCATCCCCGGCTGGGTGCAGCGCGCGAGCGCTCCCTCGCCCGGCGTCGTGGACGCGCTACGGCGGGCGCATCGCCGTGGCGCCCGTATCGCCGCGTTGTGCTCCGCCGCCTTCCTGCTCGCCGAGGCCGGACTGCTGGAGGGTCGCAGGGCGACCACTCACTGGCGCTTGGCCGACGAACTCGCCGCGCGGCATCCCGGGATCCAGGTCGAGCCGGACGTGCTCTACGTCGACCTGGGCGACATCGCCACGAGTGCGGGCACGGCCGCGGGCATCGACCTGTGCCTGCACCTGATCCGCACCGACCAGGGCGCCGCCTACGCGAACCAGGTCGCCCGGCACATGGTCATGCCGCCCCATCGTGAAGGCGGCCAGCTGCAATACGCCACGCACCCCCTCACCGACCGCACCCCCGACTCCCTGGCCCCGGTCCTGGACTGGGCCGCGGAGCGTCTGCACGAGCCGCTGTCCGTCGACGACCTGGCCGCGTTCGGGGCCGTCTCCACGCGCACGCTCGCCCGCAGGTTCGCCGAGCAGCTGGGTACGAGCCCGGGCAACTGGCTGCTGCGGCAGCGGGTGATGGCGGCCCGGGCCCTCCTGGAGGAGACGGATCTAGCCGTCGAGGCGATCGCGGCCAGGACCGGCCTGTCCTCGGCCGCCAATCTCCGCCGGCGCTTCCACGCGCTGGTGCACACCACGCCCGCCGCCTATCGCCGCTCCTTCCGGCACGAGGCGTCGGGAACGCGCACGCGGGGCTCCGACGCGGCCCCCGCATGA
- a CDS encoding tetratricopeptide repeat protein → MAQATALYQAGRYAEAEAEARSVAAARSRPRDDTYAPLALGIAALAAGAQGRHADAVTTYDALLPVFGKTFGPEHPQTLKLRSDRAQALSSLARHTECEAECAAVARVAARGTGPDMLLIATAARNGQVYALTSLGRHPEAEALAREALAARRAPDRFTLVLRLGLARSLNGQDRHEEALVEAERADDLRRRLPQEQLRPETGAVELATATALLGLGRAGEARPLVAAARDACLAAFGPDHRRTAEAEALLGRIDGA, encoded by the coding sequence TTGGCCCAGGCCACGGCCCTGTACCAGGCGGGGCGCTATGCCGAGGCGGAGGCCGAGGCACGCTCCGTGGCCGCGGCTCGGTCCCGGCCGCGCGACGACACGTACGCGCCGCTGGCACTGGGCATCGCCGCGCTCGCTGCGGGCGCTCAAGGCCGCCATGCCGATGCCGTCACCACATACGACGCACTGCTGCCGGTCTTCGGAAAGACCTTCGGCCCCGAACACCCGCAGACCCTGAAACTGCGCTCGGACCGCGCTCAGGCGCTGAGCTCACTGGCCCGGCACACCGAATGCGAGGCAGAGTGCGCGGCCGTCGCCCGGGTCGCAGCCCGCGGCACAGGACCGGACATGCTCCTCATAGCAACGGCCGCCCGCAACGGGCAGGTCTACGCCCTCACCTCGCTGGGCCGCCACCCGGAAGCGGAGGCGCTGGCGCGCGAGGCACTTGCCGCCCGTCGCGCACCGGACCGCTTCACCTTGGTCCTGCGTCTGGGTCTGGCCCGCAGCCTCAATGGCCAGGACCGCCACGAGGAGGCTCTCGTCGAGGCGGAGCGCGCCGACGACCTGCGCCGTCGTCTGCCCCAGGAGCAGCTCCGCCCGGAAACCGGCGCCGTCGAGCTGGCCACGGCCACCGCCCTCCTCGGCCTGGGGCGTGCCGGCGAGGCCCGGCCGCTGGTCGCGGCCGCCCGAGACGCCTGCCTGGCCGCCTTCGGCCCGGACCACCGCCGCACCGCCGAGGCCGAGGCGTTGCTCGGCCGCATCGACGGCGCTTGA